From the Brachybacterium sillae genome, the window AGGGCGAGGTGCTCATCGAGGGCCGCGCCATCGGCCAGAAGATCGGCGCCGGCACCGTGCGCGTGCTGACCTCGCTCGACCAGATGCACGAGTTCCAGGCCGGGGACGTGCTGGTGGCCGACACCACCGACCCCGACTGGGAGCCGATCATGAAGCGCGCCGCGGCGATCGTCACCAACCGTGGTGGCCGCACCAGCCACGCCGCGATCATCTCCCGCGAGCTCGGCATCCCCGCGGTGGTCGGCACCGGCGTGGCCACCAAGGAGCTCACCGAGGGCCAGGAGGTCACCGTCTCCTGCGCCGAGGGCGACACCGGCTACGTGTACTCCGGGAAGCTCGACTTCACCGTGAGCTCCACCGAGGTGGACTCCATGCCCGAGATCCCCGTGAAGATCATGATGAACGTGGGCAACCCGGAGCAGGCCTTCGCCTTCTCCCGCACCCCCAACAGCGGTGTCGGCCTGGCCCGTCTCGAGTTCATCATCAACCGGCAGATCGGCATCCACCCCAAGGCGCTGCTGGAGCTCGACCAGGTAGAGCAGACGGACCCGCAGCTGGCCGAGCAGATCCGCGGCATGATCTCCGCCTACGCCTCCCCGCGCGAGTACTTCGTGCGGCGCGTCGCCGAGGGCGTGGCCACCATCGCCGCGGCCTTCGCGCCGAACCCGGTGATCGTGCGCATGAGCGACTTCAAGTCCAACGAGTACGCGAACCTCATCGCCGGCCCGATGTACGAGCCGGAGGAGGAGAACCCGATGCTCGGCTACCGCGGCGCCTCGCGGTACCTCTCGGCTGACTTCGCCGAGTGCTTCGCCATGGAGTGCGAGGCCCTGAAGTACGTGCGCGACGAGATGGGCCTGACGAACATCAAGATCATGATCCCGTTCGTGCGCACCGCCGCCGAGGCGAAGGGCGTGATCGAGCTGCTGGCCCAGCACGGCCTGCGCCGCGGTGAGAACGACCTGCAGGTCGTGATGATGTGCGAGCTGCCCTCGAACGCCGCCACCCCGGAGCTGTTCCTGGAGCACTTCGACGGCTTCTCCATCGGCTCCAACGACATGACCCAGCTGACCCTGGGCCTGGACCGCGACTCCTCCCTGGTGGCGGACCGCTTCGACGAGCGCGACCCCGCGGTGCAGTTCATGCTCACCCGCGCCATCGAGGCCTGCCGCAGCGCCGGCAAGTACGTCGGCATCTGCGGCCAGGGTCCCTCGGACCACCCGGACCTCGCCGAGTGGCTGGTGGAGCAGGGCATCGAAAGCATGTCGCTGAACCCCGACACCGTGGTGGACACCTGGCTGCGGATCGCCAAGAAGGACGGCGCGAGCGCCTGACGGGTGTGAACGCCTGAACCACGACCGGAGCGGCCCGCCCGATGCACTGCATCGGGCGGGCCATCCGGTGTTCCGACCGGCATCCGGATGCGCGGCGTCGGCCCACTTCTCGAAGATCGCCACGTGGCCGAAGTCCTTCCCGTTGTCCCACTTGGGGATCAGCAGGATGTCGCCTGGCTTCAGCTGCGACTTCGTGATGGGGGTGACGACGCCGTAACCCTGAGAGGGGTGCAGCGTCGAGGTGCTGTGGGACATGCTCAGGCCCCACGCCAGCGACACCAGGTCGGAGCAATCCGTGCGCCAGGTGCGGGAGATCGGTCGATCTGCCCCCTGGGGTTCGCTCTCGCCGCGGGGGTCG encodes:
- the ppsA gene encoding phosphoenolpyruvate synthase; translated protein: MTDNIRWYSELGMSDLEQVGGKNASLGELIGNLAQLGVSVPDGFATTADAYRRFLGDTGLAERIDERLRDLDTDDTVALAAAGKEIRDLVVGQPFPADLEQDIRAAYEQLAAGSGEEASFAVRSSATAEDLPDASFAGQQETFLNVRGIDAVLHAVREVFASLYNDRAIAYRVHHSFDHGAVALSAGVQKMVRSDIGASGVMFTVDTESGFDKAVFITSAYGLGEGVVQGAVNPDEFYVYKPALEEGRPSILRRSVGAKATKMVYTEDRTVGRTTEFVDVDPAEQVKLSITDEQVEALARQALTIEKHYGRPMDIEWGLDGADGQVYILQARPETVQSRRGGAVEKFRLEEKGEVLIEGRAIGQKIGAGTVRVLTSLDQMHEFQAGDVLVADTTDPDWEPIMKRAAAIVTNRGGRTSHAAIISRELGIPAVVGTGVATKELTEGQEVTVSCAEGDTGYVYSGKLDFTVSSTEVDSMPEIPVKIMMNVGNPEQAFAFSRTPNSGVGLARLEFIINRQIGIHPKALLELDQVEQTDPQLAEQIRGMISAYASPREYFVRRVAEGVATIAAAFAPNPVIVRMSDFKSNEYANLIAGPMYEPEEENPMLGYRGASRYLSADFAECFAMECEALKYVRDEMGLTNIKIMIPFVRTAAEAKGVIELLAQHGLRRGENDLQVVMMCELPSNAATPELFLEHFDGFSIGSNDMTQLTLGLDRDSSLVADRFDERDPAVQFMLTRAIEACRSAGKYVGICGQGPSDHPDLAEWLVEQGIESMSLNPDTVVDTWLRIAKKDGASA